One stretch of Actinomycetota bacterium DNA includes these proteins:
- the rplO gene encoding 50S ribosomal protein L15 → MKLHHLKPAPGAHRKRTRVGRGTGSGKGKTSGRGSKGTYARNTLPRGFEGGQMPLQRRLPKLGGFVNRNRVEFSPVNVERLNAFETGAVVDPAALAARGLVRKRRAPVKILGRGELSTQLTVRAHAFSASARTKIEQAGGQAEVI, encoded by the coding sequence GTGAAGCTTCATCATCTGAAGCCGGCACCGGGAGCGCATCGTAAGCGCACGCGCGTCGGTCGCGGGACCGGGTCCGGCAAAGGCAAGACCTCGGGTCGCGGCTCGAAGGGAACCTACGCTCGCAACACGTTGCCGCGCGGCTTCGAAGGCGGCCAGATGCCCTTGCAGCGCCGGCTCCCCAAGCTGGGCGGCTTCGTCAACCGGAACCGCGTGGAGTTCTCCCCGGTGAACGTGGAACGGCTCAACGCCTTCGAAACGGGTGCCGTGGTCGACCCGGCAGCGCTGGCGGCTCGCGGCCTCGTGCGTAAGCGCCGGGCGCCTGTCAAGATATTGGGGCGCGGCGAGCTTTCGACCCAGCTGACCGTGCGTGCGCATGCGTTCTCGGCGAGTGCTCGAACGAAGATCGAGCAAGCCGGAGGACAGGCGGAGGTCATCTAG
- the rpmD gene encoding 50S ribosomal protein L30 translates to MSALKITLVRGLVGTTQDQRATVRSLGLKKIRQSVVRDDRPEVRGMLKKVLHLVTVEEA, encoded by the coding sequence GTGAGCGCGCTGAAGATCACGCTCGTCCGTGGGCTCGTGGGAACCACGCAGGACCAGCGAGCCACGGTACGGTCACTCGGGCTGAAGAAGATCCGCCAATCGGTGGTCCGCGACGATCGTCCCGAGGTGCGAGGCATGCTCAAGAAGGTCTTGCATCTCGTGACGGTCGAGGAGGCGTAG
- the rpsE gene encoding 30S ribosomal protein S5 yields the protein MVERRRSGGPEEAGKPQLEERVVSINRVAKVVKGGRRFSFTALVVVGDGSGRVGVGYGKAKEVPLAIQKGVDIAKRSMFSVPMVGTTLPHEVMGIAGAGRVLLKPAAPGTGVIAGGPVRAVMECAGIADVLSKSLGSENPINMVHAAVAGLKELRSPQDVARIRDLPLDHVAPRRLLEAVVGKDGDGS from the coding sequence GTGGTCGAACGACGCAGATCTGGAGGGCCCGAGGAGGCCGGCAAGCCGCAGCTCGAGGAGCGAGTGGTTTCGATCAACCGCGTGGCCAAAGTGGTCAAAGGTGGCCGGCGGTTCTCGTTCACCGCGCTCGTCGTGGTCGGCGATGGGTCGGGCCGCGTCGGCGTCGGCTACGGCAAGGCCAAAGAGGTACCGCTGGCGATCCAGAAGGGCGTGGACATCGCCAAGCGCTCCATGTTCTCCGTCCCGATGGTCGGGACGACGCTTCCGCACGAGGTGATGGGGATCGCCGGAGCGGGTCGCGTGCTCCTCAAGCCCGCGGCGCCCGGTACCGGGGTCATCGCTGGTGGGCCGGTGCGCGCCGTGATGGAGTGCGCCGGTATCGCGGATGTGCTGTCGAAGTCGCTCGGTAGCGAGAACCCGATCAACATGGTTCACGCGGCCGTCGCGGGGTTGAAGGAGCTTCGCAGCCCGCAGGACGTCGCGCGCATCCGCGATCTGCCGCTCGACCACGTCGCCCCTCGCCGGCTGCTCGAGGCCGTCGTTGGTAAGGACGGGGATGGGTCGTGA
- the rplR gene encoding 50S ribosomal protein L18 yields MDAKRRFEARRKRHLRVRKHIRGTEERPRIAVFRSNKHIYAQLINDVDGRTLVAASSLDADARAGGAKKDVARKVGQLLGRRAVERGVQAAVLDRGGRLYHGRVAELADGARESGLKF; encoded by the coding sequence GTGGACGCGAAGCGCAGGTTCGAGGCGCGCCGCAAGCGTCACCTACGGGTGCGCAAGCACATCCGGGGGACCGAGGAGCGGCCGCGCATCGCGGTGTTCCGTTCGAACAAGCACATCTACGCGCAGCTGATCAACGACGTCGACGGCCGCACCCTGGTGGCCGCGTCGAGCCTCGATGCCGACGCTCGCGCCGGCGGCGCCAAGAAAGACGTCGCGCGCAAGGTGGGGCAGTTGCTCGGCCGCCGCGCCGTCGAGCGCGGCGTGCAAGCGGCGGTGCTCGACCGGGGCGGCCGTCTGTACCACGGCCGGGTCGCAGAGCTGGCCGATGGGGCTCGCGAGTCGGGCTTGAAGTTCTAG
- the rplF gene encoding 50S ribosomal protein L6 codes for MSRIGKQPIPIPSGVEVQVAESRVSVKGSKGSLALELHPAMSVAITDGNVVVSRPTDEAQHRALHGLTRSLIANMVEGVTNGYTRTLEIQGVGYRAALKGSTLEIAVGYSHPVIVEAPAGITFEVPQPTRIIVSGTDKQAVGQVAANIRAIRKPDPYKGKGIRYQGEYVRKKAGKAGKA; via the coding sequence ATGAGTCGGATCGGAAAGCAGCCGATCCCGATCCCGTCTGGGGTCGAGGTTCAGGTTGCCGAGAGCCGCGTCTCGGTGAAGGGCTCGAAGGGTTCGCTCGCCCTCGAGCTCCACCCGGCCATGTCCGTCGCGATCACCGACGGCAACGTCGTCGTATCGCGGCCGACGGATGAGGCCCAGCATCGCGCTCTGCACGGGCTGACGCGCAGCCTGATCGCGAACATGGTCGAGGGGGTAACCAACGGCTACACGCGCACGCTCGAGATCCAGGGGGTCGGCTACCGCGCGGCCCTCAAGGGGTCGACGCTCGAGATCGCGGTCGGGTACTCGCATCCGGTGATCGTCGAGGCGCCGGCCGGGATCACGTTCGAGGTTCCGCAGCCCACCCGGATCATCGTGAGCGGGACCGACAAGCAGGCGGTCGGTCAGGTGGCGGCCAACATCCGCGCGATCCGCAAGCCCGACCCGTACAAGGGGAAGGGCATCCGCTACCAGGGTGAATACGTTCGCAAGAAGGCCGGAAAGGCAGGGAAGGCGTAG
- the rpsH gene encoding 30S ribosomal protein S8, whose amino-acid sequence MTMTDPIADMLARIRNATTAHKEEVTMPSSKIKLGIADILKREGYIQEFGIERGELGPVLKIVLKYGPNRERTIAGLKRISKPGLRVYAQRDSIPRVLGGLGIAIISTSNGLVTDRQAHKARIGGEVLAYVW is encoded by the coding sequence ATGACGATGACAGACCCGATCGCGGACATGCTGGCGCGGATCCGCAACGCGACGACGGCGCACAAGGAAGAAGTCACGATGCCGTCCTCGAAGATCAAGCTCGGCATCGCCGACATCCTGAAGCGTGAGGGTTACATCCAGGAGTTCGGGATCGAGCGTGGCGAGTTGGGCCCGGTGCTGAAGATCGTGCTCAAGTACGGGCCGAACCGCGAGCGAACGATCGCCGGCTTGAAGCGGATCTCGAAGCCCGGCCTCCGGGTGTACGCGCAGCGGGACTCGATCCCGCGCGTGCTGGGTGGCCTCGGCATCGCGATCATCTCGACGTCCAACGGACTCGTCACCGACCGGCAAGCCCACAAGGCCCGCATCGGCGGCGAAGTGCTCGCCTACGTTTGGTGA
- a CDS encoding type Z 30S ribosomal protein S14, translated as MAKKCLVIKQQRPAKFKARAYNRCKRCGRPRAYYRKFGLCRICMRQLAHAGELPGITKASW; from the coding sequence ATGGCAAAGAAGTGTTTGGTCATCAAGCAGCAACGACCGGCGAAGTTCAAGGCTCGGGCGTACAACCGCTGCAAGCGCTGCGGTCGTCCCCGCGCGTACTACCGGAAGTTCGGGCTGTGCCGGATCTGCATGCGACAGCTTGCGCACGCCGGCGAGCTGCCCGGCATCACGAAAGCAAGTTGGTGA
- the rplE gene encoding 50S ribosomal protein L5, whose protein sequence is MAQAEAAVKEIPRLKKRYREELVPQLKGELGYANVMQVPRLEKIVLNMGVGEAIKDGKLLEAAVGDLTVIAGQKPIVTKARKSIAGFKLREGQAIGTKVTLRGDRMWEFLDRLLTLALPRIRDFRGLSATFDGRGNYSLGLTEQLVFPEVDYDQVSKVRGMHITIVTTAQDDGAARALLKALGFPFKE, encoded by the coding sequence ATGGCCCAGGCAGAGGCGGCCGTTAAGGAGATCCCGCGCCTGAAGAAGCGCTACCGGGAGGAACTCGTCCCCCAACTGAAGGGCGAGCTCGGCTACGCGAACGTCATGCAGGTGCCGCGGCTCGAGAAGATCGTGCTCAACATGGGCGTCGGTGAGGCCATCAAGGACGGCAAGCTGCTCGAGGCCGCCGTCGGGGATCTGACCGTCATCGCGGGACAGAAGCCGATCGTGACGAAAGCGCGGAAGTCGATCGCGGGGTTCAAGCTCCGCGAAGGACAAGCGATCGGCACGAAGGTCACCCTTCGGGGCGACCGCATGTGGGAGTTCCTCGACCGGCTTCTCACCCTCGCGCTGCCGAGGATCCGCGACTTCCGTGGACTGTCGGCGACGTTCGACGGCCGCGGGAACTACTCACTCGGTCTGACGGAGCAGCTCGTGTTCCCGGAAGTCGATTACGACCAGGTCTCCAAGGTGAGAGGGATGCACATCACCATAGTAACGACGGCACAGGACGACGGGGCCGCCCGCGCGCTGCTGAAGGCGCTCGGATTCCCCTTCAAGGAGTAA
- the rplX gene encoding 50S ribosomal protein L24: MQSLHIRKGDEVIVLSGKDRGKTGRVVRTWPKTRKVMIEGVNQVKRHEPLRQQRGRQGMTGGIVTKEMPVQISAVALVCNTDSCQGRARVGWDLAEDGSKRRVCRKCGSEV; the protein is encoded by the coding sequence ATGCAAAGCCTGCACATCCGAAAGGGCGACGAGGTGATCGTGCTCTCGGGCAAGGACCGGGGGAAGACCGGACGCGTGGTCCGAACCTGGCCGAAGACCCGCAAGGTCATGATCGAGGGCGTCAATCAGGTGAAGCGTCACGAGCCGCTGCGGCAGCAGCGCGGCCGTCAGGGGATGACGGGCGGCATCGTAACCAAGGAGATGCCGGTCCAGATCTCGGCGGTGGCGCTGGTCTGCAACACCGACTCGTGCCAGGGCAGGGCCCGGGTCGGCTGGGATCTGGCCGAAGATGGCTCGAAACGGCGCGTGTGCCGTAAGTGTGGGAGTGAGGTGTGA
- the rplN gene encoding 50S ribosomal protein L14 produces MIQQESRLKVADNTGAKEILCIRVLGGSGRRYAGIGDIIVATVKDALPGAPVKKGEVVKAVVVRTAKERRRPDGSYIRFDENAAVLINEQQNPRGTRIFGPVARELREKKFMKIISLAPEVL; encoded by the coding sequence ATGATCCAGCAAGAGTCGCGACTGAAGGTGGCCGACAACACGGGCGCTAAGGAGATCCTTTGCATCCGCGTGCTCGGCGGGTCGGGCCGGCGCTACGCCGGGATCGGCGACATCATCGTCGCGACGGTCAAGGACGCACTCCCCGGCGCGCCGGTCAAGAAGGGTGAGGTTGTGAAGGCGGTCGTCGTGCGCACCGCGAAGGAGCGCCGCCGGCCGGACGGCTCCTACATCCGCTTCGACGAGAACGCCGCGGTGCTCATCAACGAGCAACAGAACCCGCGGGGGACCCGCATCTTCGGGCCCGTGGCTCGCGAGCTGCGCGAGAAGAAGTTCATGAAGATAATCTCGCTCGCTCCGGAGGTGCTGTAG
- the rpsQ gene encoding 30S ribosomal protein S17, with protein MMAESTVKERGRRKTRVGVVVSDKMDKTVVVVVRDTTRHHLYGKILRRMTKYRAHDETNACGIGDRVRIAETRPLSKTKRWRVQEILEKAK; from the coding sequence TTGATGGCGGAGAGCACGGTGAAGGAGCGGGGACGCCGCAAGACGCGCGTCGGCGTCGTCGTTTCCGACAAGATGGACAAGACGGTTGTTGTCGTCGTACGCGACACCACCCGGCACCACCTGTACGGAAAGATCCTCCGCCGGATGACGAAGTATCGCGCGCACGACGAGACGAACGCGTGCGGCATCGGAGATCGCGTCCGGATCGCCGAGACGCGTCCGTTGTCGAAGACCAAACGTTGGCGTGTCCAGGAAATACTCGAGAAGGCGAAGTAG
- the rpmC gene encoding 50S ribosomal protein L29, whose translation MSKEADKLRDTAEDELETKLAEAKEELFNLRFQLVTGQLDNPMQIKVVRKQVARILTLMRERELEELEAQAIAGAEEA comes from the coding sequence ATGTCCAAAGAGGCCGACAAGCTTCGGGATACTGCCGAGGACGAGCTGGAAACAAAGCTTGCCGAAGCCAAGGAAGAGCTGTTCAACCTTCGCTTCCAGCTCGTCACCGGTCAGTTGGACAACCCGATGCAGATCAAAGTGGTGCGCAAGCAGGTCGCGCGGATCCTGACGCTGATGCGTGAGCGCGAGCTCGAGGAGCTCGAAGCGCAGGCGATCGCCGGCGCCGAGGAGGCTTGA
- the rplP gene encoding 50S ribosomal protein L16, whose amino-acid sequence MLSPKKTKYRKQHRGRMRGKAKGGVQVHFGDYGLQAMEPAWITNRQIEAARVAMTRHIKRGGKVWVNIFPDKPFTKKPAETRMGSGKGNPEYWVCVVKPGRVMFELAGVDEGQAREALRLAAHKLPIKTRFVSREEGE is encoded by the coding sequence ATGCTCTCCCCGAAGAAGACCAAGTACCGGAAGCAGCACCGCGGCCGCATGCGCGGGAAAGCGAAGGGCGGCGTCCAGGTGCATTTCGGCGACTACGGCCTTCAGGCGATGGAGCCCGCGTGGATCACCAACCGCCAGATCGAGGCGGCGCGTGTTGCGATGACGCGGCACATCAAGCGCGGCGGGAAGGTGTGGGTCAACATCTTCCCCGACAAGCCCTTCACGAAGAAGCCCGCCGAGACGCGCATGGGATCGGGGAAGGGGAACCCCGAGTACTGGGTCTGTGTGGTCAAGCCGGGACGCGTGATGTTCGAGCTGGCGGGCGTCGACGAAGGTCAGGCACGCGAGGCGTTGCGGCTCGCGGCGCACAAGCTTCCTATCAAGACAAGATTCGTGAGCCGGGAAGAAGGCGAGTAG
- the rpsC gene encoding 30S ribosomal protein S3, with protein sequence MGQKINPYGFRLGSNPNYEWRSRWYADKQYLPWLQEDLKIRKNLHDSLAHAGVARIDIERKGDRLQVDIYTARPGIVIGRRGVEVDRIRDELRKMTGKDNVQLNVIELKQPELEAPLVAQGIAEQLAGRVSFRRAMRRGVQTTMRGGAKGIRVQVGGRLGGSEMSRSEWYREGRVPLHTIRADIDYGFREAKTTFGRIGVKVWIYKGDVAPSREEKEAELARARARAAAAGEIVAPTVRPRRGSGATRSPSGQGKSPRGPKPADAATPADAAEAAPPEASSIPPVASEAGPAAAEASAPPEAPTPPEAPTPTPEPPSVAPEAPPAPGGSEGDV encoded by the coding sequence GTGGGTCAGAAGATTAACCCGTACGGGTTCCGGCTCGGGTCCAACCCGAACTACGAATGGCGCTCGCGTTGGTACGCCGACAAGCAGTATCTCCCGTGGCTCCAGGAGGACCTGAAGATCCGCAAGAACCTGCACGACAGTTTGGCGCACGCCGGCGTCGCGCGGATCGACATCGAACGCAAGGGCGACCGGCTCCAGGTCGATATCTACACAGCCCGGCCGGGCATCGTGATCGGCCGCCGCGGGGTCGAGGTCGACCGGATCCGCGACGAGCTGCGCAAGATGACCGGTAAGGACAACGTCCAGCTCAACGTCATCGAGCTGAAACAGCCGGAACTCGAGGCGCCGCTCGTGGCGCAGGGGATCGCCGAGCAGCTCGCCGGTCGCGTGTCGTTCCGCCGTGCGATGCGTCGCGGTGTGCAGACGACGATGCGCGGTGGGGCCAAGGGCATCCGGGTTCAGGTCGGCGGGCGTCTGGGCGGTTCGGAGATGTCTCGCAGCGAGTGGTACCGCGAAGGGCGCGTCCCGCTCCACACGATCCGAGCGGACATCGACTACGGCTTCCGCGAAGCCAAGACGACCTTCGGCCGGATCGGCGTGAAGGTATGGATCTACAAGGGTGATGTCGCGCCGTCGCGTGAGGAGAAGGAAGCGGAGCTCGCACGTGCTCGCGCGCGCGCGGCTGCCGCCGGAGAGATCGTCGCCCCAACGGTCAGGCCACGTCGCGGCTCCGGCGCAACGCGTTCGCCATCCGGTCAAGGGAAGTCGCCTCGCGGCCCGAAGCCGGCCGATGCGGCGACCCCCGCCGACGCGGCCGAGGCCGCCCCACCCGAAGCCTCGTCGATCCCGCCGGTCGCGTCCGAGGCTGGGCCTGCCGCCGCCGAGGCATCGGCGCCACCCGAAGCTCCGACGCCACCCGAAGCTCCGACGCCCACGCCCGAACCTCCATCCGTTGCGCCCGAAGCTCCGCCGGCACCCGGTGGCTCGGAGGGAGATGTCTGA
- the rplV gene encoding 50S ribosomal protein L22 — protein sequence MAKAKEREARASAKFVRMSPYKVRYTLNLIRGKHVEEARRVLAFTPRAASPELAKILNAAVANAEQTLRVPADTLFVTRCWADEGPTLKRWRPRAQGRATRIRKRTTHITIVVQPREGSRGSED from the coding sequence ATGGCGAAGGCGAAGGAGAGAGAGGCACGCGCGAGCGCGAAGTTCGTGCGTATGTCTCCATACAAGGTGCGCTACACGTTGAACCTGATCCGCGGCAAGCACGTGGAAGAGGCGCGACGCGTGCTGGCATTCACGCCGCGCGCGGCGTCGCCCGAGCTCGCGAAGATCTTGAACGCGGCCGTGGCCAATGCCGAGCAGACGCTACGCGTTCCGGCGGACACGCTCTTCGTGACGCGTTGCTGGGCCGACGAAGGGCCGACGCTCAAGCGCTGGCGGCCTCGCGCGCAGGGGCGAGCAACCCGGATCCGGAAGCGCACCACTCACATCACGATCGTTGTGCAACCGAGGGAGGGCTCGCGTGGGTCAGAAGATTAA
- the rpsS gene encoding 30S ribosomal protein S19 — protein MARSLKKGPFIDDHLLEKVEFALKRNDKRVIKTWSRRSTIIPDMVGLTIAVHDGRKHVPVYVTESMVGHKLGEFAPTRTFRSHGHHAAEKATGPGKK, from the coding sequence ATGGCACGCAGTCTTAAAAAGGGACCGTTCATCGACGACCACCTGCTCGAGAAGGTGGAGTTCGCACTCAAGCGCAACGACAAGCGTGTCATCAAGACATGGTCGCGGCGCTCGACGATCATCCCCGACATGGTGGGGCTGACGATCGCGGTCCACGACGGCCGTAAGCACGTCCCCGTCTACGTGACCGAGAGCATGGTGGGGCACAAGCTCGGAGAGTTCGCGCCGACGCGGACGTTCCGCTCCCACGGGCATCACGCCGCCGAGAAAGCCACCGGACCGGGCAAGAAGTGA
- the rplB gene encoding 50S ribosomal protein L2 translates to MAIRKFKPTTPGRRGASQSDYSEVTRSRPEKKLTRSRPSSGGRNAHGRVTAYHRGGGNKRRYRMVDFRRNKDGVPAKVASIEYDPNRNARIALLHYRDGEKRYIIAPDKLSVGDIVASGEGVDIKPGNALPLKNIPVGSIVHAVELRPGGGAKIARSAGTSVQLLAKEGVYAHLRMPSGEIRLVPSACRATVGEVGNAEWELINWGKAGRTRWKGRRPITRGVAMNPVDHPLGGGEGKSSGGRHPTSPWGKKEGRTRKKGKGSDRLIVRRRKSKKKK, encoded by the coding sequence ATGGCGATCCGAAAGTTCAAGCCGACGACCCCGGGACGCCGCGGGGCGAGCCAGTCCGACTATTCCGAGGTCACCCGCTCGCGTCCCGAGAAGAAGCTCACACGCAGCCGACCCTCGAGCGGCGGCCGCAACGCGCACGGGCGGGTCACGGCGTATCACCGAGGCGGAGGGAACAAGCGTCGCTACCGGATGGTGGACTTCCGTCGCAACAAGGACGGTGTCCCGGCCAAGGTTGCGTCCATCGAGTACGACCCGAACCGCAACGCACGGATCGCGCTCCTCCACTACCGCGACGGCGAGAAGCGCTACATCATCGCGCCGGACAAGCTCTCGGTCGGAGACATCGTGGCGTCGGGCGAAGGCGTCGACATCAAGCCCGGCAACGCACTGCCCCTCAAGAACATCCCGGTCGGCTCGATCGTTCACGCGGTCGAGCTGCGTCCGGGCGGGGGCGCGAAGATCGCTCGCAGCGCGGGGACGAGCGTGCAGCTGCTCGCCAAGGAAGGCGTATACGCGCACCTCCGCATGCCGTCGGGTGAGATCCGGCTTGTTCCCTCCGCGTGCCGGGCGACCGTGGGAGAGGTCGGCAACGCGGAGTGGGAGCTCATCAACTGGGGCAAGGCCGGGCGCACGCGGTGGAAGGGTCGCCGTCCGATCACGCGCGGCGTCGCGATGAACCCGGTCGATCACCCTCTGGGCGGCGGCGAAGGCAAGTCCTCGGGAGGCCGTCACCCGACCAGCCCTTGGGGGAAGAAGGAAGGCCGGACGCGCAAGAAGGGCAAGGGGTCCGACCGTTTGATCGTCCGGCGTCGCAAGAGCAAGAAGAAGAAGTAG
- the rplW gene encoding 50S ribosomal protein L23, producing MKDYRDVIIAPVVSEKSYSAIDRNVYTFLVAPTANKTEIKIAVEKIFEVRVLSVNTMWRSGKKKRTRYTMGERSAQKRALVTLAEGDKIEIFQPR from the coding sequence GTGAAGGACTATCGAGACGTGATCATCGCGCCCGTGGTTTCGGAGAAGTCGTACAGCGCGATCGACCGGAACGTCTACACGTTCCTGGTGGCGCCGACCGCGAACAAAACCGAGATCAAGATCGCGGTCGAGAAGATCTTCGAAGTGCGCGTGTTGTCGGTGAACACGATGTGGCGCTCCGGGAAGAAGAAGAGGACCCGCTACACGATGGGCGAGCGGTCCGCGCAGAAGCGAGCTTTGGTCACCCTCGCCGAGGGCGACAAGATCGAGATCTTCCAGCCGAGGTAG
- the rplD gene encoding 50S ribosomal protein L4 gives MSEIDVRSASGDVVGRVALDDVVFGAQVNVPVMHQVVRAQLAAARSGTHATKKRGEVRGGGKKPWRQKGTGRARQGSIRAPQWTGGGTVFGPQPRDYEMKVPKKMRALALRSALTDRAREGRVAVIDRFSFETPKTKDALKVLEALGVSGKALVVLDTVDLVAGKSFRNLTTVHVITVDQINTHDVIAADWVVFTQASIERLNERKPRKKAAAATSGEGEGA, from the coding sequence GTGAGTGAGATAGACGTCCGCTCCGCATCCGGCGACGTGGTCGGTCGTGTCGCGCTGGACGACGTCGTGTTCGGCGCGCAGGTCAACGTGCCGGTGATGCATCAGGTCGTGCGCGCGCAGCTCGCGGCTGCTCGGTCCGGTACCCACGCGACGAAGAAGCGGGGCGAGGTGCGCGGCGGCGGCAAGAAGCCGTGGCGCCAGAAGGGAACCGGCCGGGCGCGTCAGGGCTCGATCCGCGCGCCCCAGTGGACGGGCGGCGGCACAGTCTTCGGCCCGCAGCCGCGCGACTACGAGATGAAGGTGCCGAAGAAGATGCGCGCGCTCGCGCTGCGTTCGGCGCTAACGGACCGCGCACGTGAAGGCCGGGTCGCGGTGATCGATCGCTTCTCGTTCGAGACGCCGAAGACCAAGGATGCGCTGAAGGTACTCGAGGCTCTCGGCGTATCAGGGAAGGCGCTCGTCGTGCTCGACACGGTTGATCTGGTTGCCGGGAAGTCCTTCCGCAACCTGACCACGGTCCACGTCATCACCGTCGACCAGATCAACACTCACGATGTGATCGCGGCGGACTGGGTGGTTTTCACCCAAGCGTCGATCGAGCGGTTGAACGAGCGCAAGCCCCGAAAGAAGGCAGCCGCTGCGACGTCCGGGGAGGGGGAGGGCGCGTGA
- the rplC gene encoding 50S ribosomal protein L3, giving the protein MAIVKGILGEKLGMTQVFTDDGRAVPVTVLRAGPCTVTQIRTAERDGYAAVQLGFGEVAAKRLNKPLTGHLSASKAAAVRSLVEIRTDDASSFQLGSKITADVFAPGESVDVVGVSKGKGFAGAMKRWNFAGKEASHGTDRKHRSPGSQNAGTTPGRVFKGKKGPGHLGHERVTILSLEVVEADPERDLLLIRGAVPGPIGGLVLVRNAVKTKARKHS; this is encoded by the coding sequence ATGGCGATAGTCAAAGGGATCCTCGGGGAGAAGTTGGGCATGACCCAGGTCTTCACCGACGACGGCCGCGCGGTGCCGGTCACGGTGCTGCGTGCCGGCCCGTGCACGGTCACGCAGATCCGCACGGCGGAGCGAGACGGCTACGCGGCCGTCCAGCTCGGCTTCGGTGAGGTCGCCGCGAAGCGGCTCAACAAGCCGCTGACCGGGCACCTGTCCGCCTCGAAAGCGGCCGCGGTTCGGTCGTTGGTCGAGATCCGCACCGACGATGCGTCGTCGTTCCAGCTGGGTTCGAAGATCACCGCGGACGTGTTCGCGCCCGGCGAGAGCGTCGACGTCGTGGGCGTTTCGAAGGGTAAGGGGTTCGCCGGGGCCATGAAGCGATGGAACTTCGCCGGGAAAGAGGCCTCGCACGGCACGGACCGCAAGCATCGCTCGCCCGGCTCGCAGAACGCAGGAACCACTCCGGGGCGCGTGTTCAAAGGCAAGAAAGGGCCGGGCCATCTCGGTCACGAGCGAGTCACGATCCTCAGCCTCGAGGTCGTCGAAGCCGACCCGGAGCGGGATCTGCTCCTGATCAGGGGAGCGGTGCCGGGTCCGATCGGCGGCCTGGTCCTGGTCCGTAACGCAGTGAAGACGAAGGCGAGGAAGCACTCGTGA
- the rpsJ gene encoding 30S ribosomal protein S10, giving the protein MAQTQKIRIRLKAYDHEVIDQSARKIVDTVTRTGAKVSGPVPLPTERSVYCVIRSPHKDKDSREHFEMRTHKRLIDILDPTAKTVDSLMRLDLPAGVDIEIKL; this is encoded by the coding sequence ATGGCGCAAACACAGAAGATCCGGATCCGGCTGAAGGCGTACGACCATGAGGTCATCGACCAGTCGGCCCGCAAGATCGTGGACACGGTCACGCGGACCGGCGCGAAGGTCTCGGGTCCCGTACCGCTTCCGACGGAGCGGAGCGTGTACTGCGTCATCCGCTCGCCGCACAAGGACAAGGATTCGCGTGAGCACTTCGAGATGCGGACGCACAAGCGTCTGATCGACATCCTGGACCCGACGGCCAAGACGGTCGACTCGCTGATGCGGCTCGACCTCCCTGCCGGCGTTGACATCGAGATCAAGCTGTAG